TGTGAGATTCCATTACACTACATGTAATATGAAGACAAATAGTttagaaaaaggaagaaacaGACAGATGCATGGATAAACAAAAAACGTAGACATTTATTTGTCTTCGGAGCAACCATATTTGCTATGCATGACAAAGTCGATGCAGAAAATGGTCGCCACTAGCAATCAGAAACAGTGGATATAGCAATTTTACTGCATAAAGCAGCATTATGTAGTTCAAGATTAGATATTTTTACCTGGCCATGACTATTTCCAACATTTCTTGATCTGGAATATTCTCTGGTAGCTTTTGACTTTTTGTTTGCTCACAGAAAGCCAACAACATCCTGAAAATTCTACAGCAAATCACTAATAATCCAGCAATCAATTAGACAAGCATCAACAAATAATAGCAATTTTGGTTCCATTGCCATACTaaccaaagaaaagaaagaaacattcTAAAGATTCTGAAGGAGACTCAGTAGCAAGTTGTGGAACAAACTAAGCAATGAATAAATGGCTAACGGTAGCTCACATTAGACTTAATAAGGtaaagaaaacatgttagaagcatTTGGAAATTATATTCATAAAGAATCATAATAGTAGGTATTATTTTGAAAATTCACCGACAATTTACCTTTTCTTACAGAAAATTAATGACCAGAAGGGGAAAGAATGATCAAGAAAAATTAGGAAATTGATTAAATAGGTGACTTTGTGGTATCAGTTATATGCAGAGATCAAGTTAAAATAGTAAAATTTAACCTGTGTAAAGAATCAGCAGTCAACTGCACCTCTTCCATTTCCATCACACCTTTTTGTCTCTTCCTAAATGTTTCAAAAAGTTCATCTCTGATGGAAATAAGCTGCAATTGCAGATTATGAACAGGAttagaaaaataaagaatatcTCATAATAACAGCAGCAGTCCATGAGAGATTAGAAAGATttagcatatatatacatatatatatatatatatacatatatacatatatatgtacatatatatatatatatatatgtatatatgtatatatatatatatgtatatatatatatatatgtatatatgtatatatatatatatatatatgtatatatgtatatatatgtatatatatatatacatatatatatatacataaatatatatatgtatgtatatatatatgtatatgtatgtatatatatgtatgtgtatatatacacatacatatatatatatatatatatatatatatatatatatatgtatatatgtatatatatatatatatatgtatatatgtacatatatatgtatatatatgtatatatgtatatatatgtatatatgtacatatatatgtatgtatatatatgtatatgtatgtatatatatgtatatatatggatttgtatgtatatgtatgtgtatgcatACACGTCAGCTATAAACCAGGTGAGAGCCAAAAAGCCATCATGATTGCTAAACTTCATTGTTACCATTGTATTTAACAAAAACTCTTTAAGCAAGACAACAAAAGCTTCAGCCCATAAAACCAATAAAAAACTCCCAAGATCTAAGTTTGAAAGATGTAACAGAGACTCTTATATATCCTAGTCTCTATTCTAATAGCATAACCATTAAGGTTCACGAATCCAGATGGCATAAGTCCACAGATCAACTCAAGAATCACTTAAAACATTTTACCATACAATAGACACCACAGATGTTTTATTTCTGAGGCAAAACTAGTGTTAAGCTTATTAAGTATTAGAAATAGTAcaggaaaaaggagaagagaaagagagagggagagggagagagagagagagagagagcaacaaaAAGAATAGGGAGGAAGAAGACAAAAGAAACTACAAGAAGCTTTGAATCACATCAAAACTCACTACCTATGGCGAGCACGAAACAATTAAATAAAGCTACGATGTATTTGAGGATGGCCTTTTGTTTGCTAGAGACACCATTAAAGTTCCTGTTGTTTTCCACCTACCAGATGAGACTTTTGTTGTTCGCTAGAGGCACCCTTAAGTTCAAGAAAAGAATCTTAACCACAAACCAGACCTAATAGTGCATTACTCTTGCAAAAGAATAAGACAATAGGAATAAAAGAACAAGTCAAACATTCAACAGGCTGTGAAGATGAACAACAAATAGTGTTTGTACTTTGTAGTTAAAACTATTAACCAGGAAAACTGTACCAATAAGCAATAAGAAGTAAAAATAGTATAAAAGAACTTATGCAGCATACTGGTTGCTCAACATGATCCTTCAAGAATCCAGCTGCAGATTCCTTTGCTTCATGGATCCAATTGTCTATGTCAGGGCTTCCCATAAAACTACTATGTCGCAGAAACCACACTGAACATAGTGTGAGGCCAACTGCACCGCAGGTGTAACGTAACCAGTATAATGTCAATCTCTTTGGTTTTTGACAGGTGGAAAGCTGACAAGCACAGATTATAAACAATTGTCACTAAAAGTTCATCATAGAAAAGCAATTTGACAGTAAACTATGCAAAGTAAGAAtgatgaacaaaaaaataaaattgagaaATGAAATGCCTCCAAGAGATATCTACTATATTATACTCTCATCTACCACCATTATTTTCCAAGCACCAATATCTGAACCAGTAGTGTAGAAGAAACTAACATTAAGAGATTGTTTGTTTGCAGTTGCAATCAAAATTTACTTTCTGATTGAAGTTTCTATATTTAGTTTGTCCATAAGGTGGTTGAAAACAAGTTTCACAAACAGGCCAATCCCAATCTGATCTGGATTTTTAGGAGCCAATCTCAAACCTGAGTTAGCTCATTAAAAACTGGTCAGACTCGAAGAATGTAGGTTTTCGGTGGCCTATTACAACTGATTTAAAACTGTTGGAAAAAGGAAAAGGGAGTTagaaggtggtggtggcggtggcaaTAGCAGTCATCACTACCATCATCCTTGATGGTTGCCACATGGCAACCCCATAAGGAGAGTAGGACAGGAAACAGGGAAAAGATGGGAGAAAATAAATAACATTTTCCCCTGAGCCCACCATttctttcctttgcttgctgctgTCTGCATGTGAGAGAGAGAGTCATAAGATTTGTGACTTTCGGTTAAGAGAGAAGAAACTGTAATAAGGGGTTTCTCAtactataatatattattattatttttaaagtaaatattttgtaaAATATCTATGTAACATAAATCTATTAGCATATTATTGTAAATTAAATTTTCTATAAATCATTTTTTCACTTGATGTCTATCCCAAATTACTCATCAACCATGGTCTGATAATATAAACCATGATTGAAGGAAATTGATAGTTGCAGGTTGGTCTCTACATATCATTAATTGATAAATGGTTTTTgaagaaatcaaataaaatagatAAGTGACTAATGATCAGCAATCGTGTAGCAAACTATTAGCCTATATCATAACTAGAAGATCATGAGATTGATAAAGCTGATCACTGAAAGACTCTGGCATTGATAAGTTGTTTGCTGATCAGTGATCATCGATGCCTAACAAATAAATGTTCAATGATCTCTAGCTGCCTATGGATTATTAATTAATGATCTCAATTGTTGATATACTGTTGAATGTGATCATCAGCCTTTGCTCGATCAGAAAGCTAACAGAATGTCAGTGAATTCTCGTTGCCACCTACCTAAGATCATTGTTGGCTGATTGTCAAGTGCTGAAGCCCATCAACAGATGATCATTGCTTGACAATCAATAATCATCATCACAGGCTCATTGATGGCCGATCATCGACATTCTTTGGGCCAGCCATCAAAAATTATCATTGTTCATTGATTGGTCACCATTAGATGTTAATCAATTATCAGCTATCTATCCTGACTAACGATCTTCAATAACTAGATACTGGCAACTGTTAGTCATTAATTGTAAACATAGTCCATAATCCTTTGGCTTAAGAGCAACAGTAAGTATTGTCCACCTGGCTGACAGCAGCTCACTATAGCTCAAAGTCACTGAGAAAATTatctacaaaaacttgtgtgcaaGGTCATAAAAACAAGGCCTACTAGTTGGTACGGACCAGCATTTTATGCGTCAGGGATCTCACCATTAACCAGCATGCTTACCACcagttttcatttgtttattgttcatactagacTTACTGCCCCTGGTATGATTACCGTACCACATGTACTGGCCTTTTTTTTCGTTGAAAACAAGAATATTGCAAATATTTTTGCTCAAAACCAAGTAACACCAAACCATTTTTCTGATTATCCCTGGTTTTAATAGACAACTGcctttttttcattctttttcttttttcatctcacagcattctctctctttttctctttctcccATGCACCTTCTCTCTCCCTCCACTCCTATCATTAAGCCACACCTCCTACCGACATGCCTCTTCCTTTGTCTCCTCTGGTGGTTCTCTTCTTCCTTTACCTCCTCCCTCCTCACCTTCTCTTGATACGCAAGTGACTTTCGGgctgattaggatgagacaaatgACCTGAGATCAGCTATCTTGAATATGAACCACACGATCCATCTTCAGTTGGTAAAACAACCTCTGAGAAACAATTTCCCATTTCACTGAAATTTTGGATCCTGTTGGAGTCAATATGAGAAACAATTTCCCATTGCACAGAAATTTTGGATCATGATGGAGTCAATATGGTAAATAATCAATAGCACAAAGTCCATAAATAATGAATAGCACGAAGTCCATAAACTCTTTACTGCTTAGAAACTTATTAATCTCTTTACAGCTTAGAAATAGTTGCCTAGTCATGTTCCGGCTTAGTCATGTTAATTCAAAAAATCAGTTGCACATACGAAATTTCTTAAATTCTTCTGTCCTAATAGATTATATAAGATATGGCACATTATGTCATTATCATCCTAAATGGTAATAGCATGAATATCGCAAAAGCATCAAATGCATCAGGaccgaagaaagaaaagaaattgatAACCAGGATAATCATATTTGCACAAAACCAAAACTAAACCAGAAAATCAAACTAAGAGTATATGATACAACATGGAGTATACTTACAATGAGAGATAAATATAATTCTAGTCTCTGCAAATTTTGATAAATCAGATCTGTAGCATCCCTTATCTCAATATCTGTCCACTGAGACTTTGCTAGGTGCTCCTCTGGTATTTTCTCAAGGTGAAGTACAGACGAGCCATTCTGGCACACTAAGGACTTGTCACCCTATCCATAATCACATGcagaatgaaaaataaaagaattagCAACATAAATCTTATTCATACTAATTctggttgtgtgtgtgtgtgtgtgtgtgtgtgtgtctttatttatttatttagttatgaACAAAAAGAAACAAAGTAATGAACTATGAGAAGTTAATGCCTAACCTTGTATATATAATGCGCATGGCCAATTGAAGCTTCTAGCTTCAAAAAAAGGCTATTAATGGCTTCCAATACTAGAGGCAACGACTTGTCAGCATCCTCAATCAACATTTCCCCGTATTTGTCAACTTCCGAGTAAACCTACAAGAAAAAATAACAAAACAGTACTCACAACACCAAGACATATATAAAATGCTACTCTACCACAACTAAAACCATAAATAAACAGATATATAATGCAGAAAACCTGTGCTAGAGAATTAGCCAGGCAGTGCTGTAGACTGGTCAAAATAGCTATATTGTGACATATTGTATTGGATGCAGCATGAGATAAATGCTGGAAGGGAGATCCATTCGTTCCAAGTCTGCTTAACATTTCATAAGTCCCATCGATTAAGGCCCGTGGTCCTCTTTCAAAGATCATGAAATAAATCTTCTGAGCATTTGTTCCCTAAAATTAGAAGAAACATCAATAAGAACAAGGGTAAACATCTCAAGATTATTTTTAAAGTGACTCTTATCTTCTAGCATATAAAGAAAGTGATACTAAATTAGCAATGAAATAAACAAACACAACAATCACCTCAGCCCTAGATTTCCAAAAGTGCAAACTTTTCTGAATTATATGCAAATTACACAATATACACTCCATGATGTCTTCTAACATAAAGGATGCCCTTGACGCTCTGGCTGCAATTCTGCAATATGGAGCTTCAAATTGGTTAGCCGACTAAACAGTTTCTGACTGTTTCTTACAATAATGTGAATACATCAGAATATTAACTTAAATAAAGCGcatcataaaattaaaaaatatgaagAGCATGATTATCTCAACAAAATAATTTCGTCTTTTGGGACCTCATTttctaaatatttgataagtatggATGAATCATAAATTCTAAAATCCACTGATTCTGAACCAGGTTAATATTAAAATCCATTGATTCCAAAACTCCACCGGTCGCAACGCATCATCAAGAAAAACGATATAAAATCGAATCTCGATGCAATCTCTTCCACAAAATATTGGCGAAGTGAAGGCGGATCCTGGTTGTCGAAAGCGCAAGACGGCTATGAAAGAACCGAAGAGAGGATATAGCGAAGGGCTCACGAGAAAGACCGGACAGCGTTCGAACGCATCGGAAGGGGGAGACCGTGCTTCCGCCTGCGGTGGACACGGGAGATCTGGCCAAAAAGGGGCGGACCGCGAAAGTGCAGGCGGTCCCTCAAGATCCTCCAGAACCGGCTGGAATAGCGACCGATGACGGACGTGGAGTCGGTGGCATCGGTGGTGGAAGGGACGGATGTAGGCGGGCTCTCAGCCGGCGACGACGCCATTAGACGGTTTCGTCGATCGGTGGCGGTTCGTCGCTTTGAAATCAGCTTTTGAGGCTTAAAAGAGACTCGTAGGTCAACCAGTGGACGTGCAATATGGGCCGAGTCGGATCAGATCCCACGGCCTTCGGCCCATTTCattctttaatttatttatttgttttctgATTTTTAATAATCAATCAATTTCTTTTCAAAAATCAAGTTTTTTATGGCTTATTTCTTTTATGGCTCAATATCGAATTATTGATTGTTCATATTTCATAATCTAATGAATAAATTTAGAAGGAAAGTTCATTTCTGGAATAGTATTATTGATGGCAATCAAAGAGATTGAGTCGAATGACTTTACAAAGTCAAATTTAGATTTATCTATAGTATGCATTAAAtattaatatgttatcataaatatTTACTAGTTTCCGTAAGGAAAgccttaaatatatatatatatatatatatatatatatatatatatatatatatatatattctttttagtCCCACATCGTTAGTTTAGAATTTTCTCACTTTACTCTCTCTTATATATTCACGAGAGCTGAGGCGAGTGTGGTAATCAATTGAGTagaattttatcatcttttttctcCAAATTAAAAGTTTATTTATTATGGAGAGCATATGGCATGCTTTTCGATTTTATTCATAAACTCTCTTTTAATTGTTTTATTTTAATGATGTTTGATTTTCTCATATTGTTCTAAACTAATTCTAGATGTTGTTGtagaattatttatttattgctaGAGGAAACGAATTCTTTGTATTATGTTTAATTCTCTAGAGCTACTATAATATCATTATTTTCTTCGAAGTAGTATCATAAGATTTAATCTTAATTCTGTTATTGCACTTCCAATATTCTATTAATGTTTAGAATAACGAAAATTATCAACAATTTCATTTCCTTCCTATACAAGATGTGGTGACGATGATTATGGTCATTGAGGATGGACATAACTATTTAAAATCTCAAGCTTTCTTCCATTATATTCGAATAAGAatacgttaaaaaaaaaaaacattgagtTTTTGGGTCTATGTTTTTAGTTAAAATCATCCAATTCAATTTTCGGTTTAGATAGCTTCATTTGTCATGACAAGTGTTTTAACCATTCttacttaaaataataaactcATAAGATTGTAAAGCTTTAAAGTATTTTGAATTCTGTTTGGTTTTGTCATTGTATTTAATTTTGCATTATATGAAGTTGTTTcacatttgatatatttttaaaattgtaAATAAAGTGCAAAAGATGTTGATAACATCTAAATTCTAAAAAGTATTTTTTAGATATGTAATTTATATTTGTCTCTATCTAAATGATGGATGTTTGATGTATTAGAATCTTTATATCAGGGCTAAAATTTGAACACATATAAATAATAGTGTATGTGAGTCATAGTCTAATAGTGGTTTCATGTCGTGATAAGTTATCTAACTCCATTCACGGGTAATCCTTTTCAACTCGAACTTTCTCATCATGCCCAAATACTGGATCAGCTTTAATACTAAACTGATGAGTGAACTAACCAATAATTTTATTTGGTCTAAATAAtcgatcaaaatacttaagctagaGTTGTCATAGTACACTCATTAAATCTTTATAATTCAATTATAGTCATTATCCACTTTCGATGTTGAATTAATTTGAGGTATCACAGCTTGAATATATATGAATGagaatatttttttgttattgaGAATTTTTGT
This DNA window, taken from Musa acuminata AAA Group cultivar baxijiao chromosome BXJ3-7, Cavendish_Baxijiao_AAA, whole genome shotgun sequence, encodes the following:
- the LOC103992449 gene encoding protein DGS1, mitochondrial isoform X2, whose translation is MASSPAESPPTSVPSTTDATDSTSVIGRYSSRFWRILRDRLHFRGPPLFGQISRVHRRRKHGLPLPMRSNAVRIAARASRASFMLEDIMECILCNLHIIQKSLHFWKSRAEGTNAQKIYFMIFERGPRALIDGTYEMLSRLGTNGSPFQHLSHAASNTICHNIAILTSLQHCLANSLAQVYSEVDKYGEMLIEDADKSLPLVLEAINSLFLKLEASIGHAHYIYKGDKSLVCQNGSSVLHLEKIPEEHLAKSQWTDIEIRDATDLIYQNLQRLELYLSLILSTCQKPKRLTLYWLRYTCGAVGLTLCSVWFLRHSSFMGSPDIDNWIHEAKESAAGFLKDHVEQPLISIRDELFETFRKRQKGVMEMEEVQLTADSLHRMLLAFCEQTKSQKLPENIPDQEMLEIVMARYEKEVMHPLQNLLSGELARAMLIQIQKLKLDLETAMLELDQILRANEINFAVLAALPAFFLSLVLLMLVRAWVMRDKSAEGRGRVARRQRRLLVVEVERRLVQFQTCMDQGKEEDARCIYGMVLYSLDRLYKAAERHAKETGEWMSLQQDILDLAKPDLETIYKLTVTSRMGQMYDCLLPSSKRQ
- the LOC103992449 gene encoding protein DGS1, mitochondrial isoform X1, with the translated sequence MASSPAESPPTSVPSTTDATDSTSVIGRYSSRFWRILRDRLHFRGPPLFGQISRVHRRRKHGLPLPMRSNAVRSFSIAARASRASFMLEDIMECILCNLHIIQKSLHFWKSRAEGTNAQKIYFMIFERGPRALIDGTYEMLSRLGTNGSPFQHLSHAASNTICHNIAILTSLQHCLANSLAQVYSEVDKYGEMLIEDADKSLPLVLEAINSLFLKLEASIGHAHYIYKGDKSLVCQNGSSVLHLEKIPEEHLAKSQWTDIEIRDATDLIYQNLQRLELYLSLILSTCQKPKRLTLYWLRYTCGAVGLTLCSVWFLRHSSFMGSPDIDNWIHEAKESAAGFLKDHVEQPLISIRDELFETFRKRQKGVMEMEEVQLTADSLHRMLLAFCEQTKSQKLPENIPDQEMLEIVMARYEKEVMHPLQNLLSGELARAMLIQIQKLKLDLETAMLELDQILRANEINFAVLAALPAFFLSLVLLMLVRAWVMRDKSAEGRGRVARRQRRLLVVEVERRLVQFQTCMDQGKEEDARCIYGMVLYSLDRLYKAAERHAKETGEWMSLQQDILDLAKPDLETIYKLTVTSRMGQMYDCLLPSSKRQ